The Mastacembelus armatus chromosome 20, fMasArm1.2, whole genome shotgun sequence DNA segment CATCCTTGTATCatgttttatcatatttatcatatttttctctgtagACAGCAGTTTGATTATAAAACTGTCAAATGcaatggaaatatttttagaGTTAGATGAAGTTTATATGTccctgtctgtttttattttattaaactgcTACAGTAACAGTGAAATACCCACAAATACTTTTGTACCAACCATCTGTTCTGTCTCATGAAATGTAATGTGCAGTTTAGTGCAGGATTGCTTTCTCTGATTTCAGCTGTatgtttttctgcacatttattGCCACTGCATGGGCATTTGTACAGTAAGTAATCTTTTAGAGCTTACTTTTATATGCAGCAATTATCATATGCCCTGAACCATGTTGTTATTTATGAATTGCTTTTATCCAAACTGTTTGCAGATGGTCCTTTTCCCCTTCCTTTCAAAGCGCTTTTCTTGGTTCTCTGCCTTCCCACTTGGTGACATGGTGTGGTTTTAATGGAGCAATGCAGAGAAAATCTCAGTgccttactttttttttttgctgtggcTAAATATTGGCTTAAATACTAGTGTTTTATGAACACAAGAtagttaaaaacagcaaattttgCAAAGGCAAGTGAGAATGCTCCTTAGCTGATGTGGTTGGACCTGAGTTTGCCTTTCAGGAGCCTCTtcttagatttttttccccctgtggTTATTTCCAAACATCCAATTTCAAGATTAAGTATAACGTGTTGATTTGACTTGGGGAAAGACATGGCAATGGTATGAAGTCCAACAGGTCACTAATAGCCAGTTGACTACTAGAAGCCTGACCTTTTCCCCTGCTaatataaataaagacattgaaaatgttgtttttgcagtgcTTTGCATTCTTTGTATAATAGTACCCTGGTGTcaaggagggaggaaggaagggGTGTGCTGAGAGAAAGCCAACTATGAAATGCTCTGGATTTAGGAGGGACTAGACAAGGGCGCCCACCTTACTTAAAGCAGCTTTTAAGACGTCTGTTGAATCGATAATGCCAAATAGGTCTTGCGGGTCAGTAACTCTGGCTCAACtcttgtctgttttttcctcAAATCATGCCACGTTTAAGATCACGCCTGTGATGGGCTGAGCAAACGCGCGGATCATCCTCCTCCTGCGTAAACACGCACAGCTGCTTCTCAGAGCGGAGTGGCTGAAAAGTTGCCGAAGTTGACCTTCCCTTTTTtgctagattttttttttgttttgtttgtttgttttccgATTTCAGTGGCTTCGACTTGTCCTTCAGGCAACTGTCCCCCCAGCATGCAGGACTGATCTCCGAGGAATGGCATCGGCTGTGTTTGAAGGGACGTCTCTGGTTAACATGTTCGTCCGGGACTGCTGGGTCAACGGGATCCGCAGACTCATCATTAGTCAGCGGGGGGAGGAAGAAGAGTTTTTCGAGATCAGGACTGAGTGGTCTGACAGGAACATTTTATACTTGCATCGGAGTTATTCCGATCTGGGCCGGTTGTTTAAAAGACTGGTGGAGTCCTTTCCTGAGGACAGAAGAGACCTCTCCAAGTCGCCACTGATAGAAGGTTGGTATGAAAATAAATAGCACTATGTCGCTGTTGTGTGCCCGGATCTAAAGGGAGAGTATTTACTGTGCTTCCGCAGGCTGTTTGTGatagtattatatttttaagGTTAAGTTATTATCATGGGCGTAGCAACAAATTATGGGACAGGGCTTTGGGGTTCCTCTCAACTTTCTCTTCATCTGCGCTGCAGTTTTTCTAGGGCTGCTGTTATtgtgattgttgtttttattttatttttttatttctgatcaACGATTTAATGAGTTAAAAAAAGGTAAGAAATTCTGAAACATGTACATTTAATCAGACGCCTGCTGGCTCTGTCTTACCAAAATAAAGTACTGgaagataaaacaaataaaaccagaaaatcCTCATATTTAAAAGGTGGAgctataaaaaaatgtttggattttttcaGCTTCATGCTTCAGGCACAAAACCTCTGCAAAAAGACCCAAacaatcacagaaacacagtaaatcACCACAAAGGGACAAAACTatcaaaaagacacacaaaacaacgTTGCATGATTTGGGGCCATTTGCCTGTCTGGGcaataaaatcaatatttattCACTGTTTGgcctattatttatttatttaattgggCAGTACATCATAAGTAGTAACCTAACTAATATTAGGCTGATGTGACTCATggtattaagaaaaaaaaaaagaggaaaacatcaaaataatgGGTTAGGTCTAACCTGGACTAAACTACTTACAAGCCTAGATTTACATGCTTTAGTTTAGACAGCTTAATAATTAGCAAAGTCCACCTTTGGGTGTCCCATTAGCAGAGTTATTACATAGCTGGTAGACCACAAGACAGAAATGCTGACAACATATTTCTAATGCTTGTCAGTGTTTAGGAGCTAAAAGGCAGTAGGAGCTGCAGGGTCTGCTTTCACCTCTTCATGACCTACAAATTGGACTGCACATgggaaaatgaaatattgacAGATTTCTTTTTGGAAAATTTTCTTCTACATCTGACACATCACAGCTTTTTAGGAGAAGTGGGATTAGCTGGTCTGTTGATGCAGCTATTCTGTGATACCTGGGAACCAAATGGATGCAATTGAAGATGTGTTTCTCTTGTGCAGGGTCTTGGTGTGGTAGGGAATCATGCAAGGACAAGCatgcacatccatccatccagcttTGCATTTAATTGAATGTgctgagattttattttgacttcTTATGTCtattaaagtcatttaaaatcTATCAAGGTTCGAGTCAGAGTTTTGCAGAGGCAGTGTTTGCCATGTGCATGTAGAGTGAACCTCTGGGCCTTGACGTTTGAAACTTAAACTGTGGTGTCCCCGGCATTGGCAATGACTTTGGCAGAAGTCCCAGGTTGTTCTGTGTGTATGATTGCCCCACACATCCTCCtttgcagttttcttttgtctctacCCACTGAGCCTATAAGGTTGTTTTGGAAAGCCTTTAGTGGCAACTGGAAAACACTGCTTCCTGCCCAGGCACAGAATTAGCTGACAGAGTTGTTGAAAGCTCACCAGTTGGCAGTGTCCGATGCATTTTGGGACGAGACATTCCACATCTCATGACTCATGTTTCActtctattttacatttatcCTCCATATCCTGACTACAGTTATAAATGAAGCTATGACATCGGTGCTGAGGCAGACATCAGTATTACTTCAGAAGTAGCTTTGACAATTTCATTGCTGTGCACACGGCCTTATGGCATTTCCTTAATTCACGTGTTCGACATTGCACTTATGTTCATTCTGTCACACAAATTGAAAGTCGTGAAAGAAATGTAGCTCCATGCTTTTCTTAGCTGACTTTACTCCAGTTTCTAGCTCTGCTCatattttcctgtttctctgttgtGCCTAGGCAACAAAGGAGGCATGCAGAGCTTTACAGACTTATGTCatgatgagaaagagagagggtgaCTAGGAGAGGAGTGGCCTTCCCATATTTAGTACTTCTGCTCTGCAGGGGTCGTATAACACTTGCATTACAAGTGACCTCAGAGTGAACGCAGACAGGAAGTGATTGCTCAAATTCCACAACCAGATATCATCAAGGATTGTAGACACAGACTGTCCCACGTACCTTCATAAGAAATACTCTTTTGGATGGTTACACAATAATTCATCACAGTATAGTTTATGTATGAAAGGAGAAACACTggatcatgtgtttttgttctctttttttgctAGAAATAGGCATATATGGGATAGACACTGCATTTCTCATTCTATTTTGGAATAATGGAAATTATTATCTAATCTGTTGTTGCCAGCAGTCCATCACATGTTACAGTGATGTGATTACTTTTTCAGGACTGAAGGAGCTGTGTAAATGATTAAAGTTAACACTGTGACCGTAACACTTGCTGTATTTAAGTGAGCTTGATTAAAGGTTAATCTCTAAATACCTTGGATGGGTGTTTTTCTGCTATTCTAAATTAGTGCCAGTGTCGAATAAATAGTTAACCATTTGGAGAAATAAGCCTatttgcttttctgttgagaGTAAGATAAGAAGACAGATAATCTTTTCAAATCTGTGTATTCAGttctggtgacctgtccagggtggacccctgcctttcacccaaagagagctgggataggctccagcagatccctgtgaccctaaataggtaTAAGCAGGTATATTGATTAATCCATACAATATGAAATCAACATGTTCTGGGTTATTGTTTCTGGAAGTTACTGTGTTTGGCCAAGAAATAATCTGGCATAAAATCTCATTCcaattaaccttttttttttttttttgtaaggatTAAACAGCTTTACAGGTCCTGTTAGATGAATCTATGCTGAAACAGAAACGTATGCTTTAAGCAAACAAGATGCTGGCCTTAATTTTAAAGTGGTGTTTACCTTTTCCTCAagttttttttgcataaaagTGACTGTGTGTTAATATCAGATTATTCTTTATATAACCAGAAACAGTGAAGCTCAAGTTAAGAGCTCAGAGTCTGTGtaagtaataaaatgaaattattaagCAGCTGCTTAGTGACAGTGTCAACAGTAAATGTCTGACAGTTGCATTTAGATATAGGTTGTAAGTGTGCAACccatattttaatttgattagCCATGATAGTGCTGGGATATGGAATGGAAacttaaataaattacagttaaCCTAAGTGAACTTGTGGATATATAGAGATTTTAGATACAACTCCACAGACAGTAGTGGACAAGAGCTGTACACCTTAGACGTGTCTGTAATAGCATCATGGCGATGGATACTTTCAGAGGTTTGATGTTCTCTACTTGTTGACTGAGGCGTCCAGAAATAGCATGTTGATGAAACTGTGGAGCATTAGTGGTTAGATGATAAAGTGTTATGCTGTTAACATGTGCTTATCAGATCCATGCAGGAGGTACTGTAGCTGTGAATTAGCTGGTGCTTACAACATCTGATGACTGCATAGATAATCTATTTGATCATGACTTGTACACTGTGGTACACTTACTTCTACTGCGTTATTTTAGTTCCTGTGTTACTCTAGTTTGACATTGGCCTGTGGCCTACAAGTAGAGGGGTATTTTAATCTATAACTACAAATAAGTATGACTATAAGTATGGACAACATGCCCTATGGTGGTGTTGTGACTACTGTTAATGTTACTGTTGCTGCATGTAAGTTGATATCTTCAAAAGATGATAATTACTTCCTGGCTAAAATAGTTATGCTGGAGAATGAtcattctgaaataaataatctCAGAGAGAAGActgaaaatgttgaataattATTTCTAATGCAGTGCCCACTGTAATCAGGGAGGCCATGCAGGAAATAGACTCACAAGAAATTGGAGGAAATGCTCTTGGGGACTGTTGCAGGAAAAACTGTTGATTTTTCTAGAGACCCACCCTGTTTTGTAACAAACATAGCAAATCAGAGACAAGATGCACATGTAATTTTGGAGACAAAATTCATGGTGTAAAGCTCCAGTGGCACAGTGTTTTTTCTCGTCTACTCATGTTTGGTATTTCTATGATGCACTATCCACAGCAGGAGGAAAGGTGGAGTAGGGCTCTAATTTTGGTGTCAGGAGTGTTTGTACTGTCCGTCTGCTTGAACCAAGTCGTGTTCTGTGCTATTTTCAAAACTAACTGACTTATGTACAGATCTCTGATAATGCTGAGTTAAATTACTTTAACTCAGTTTATGCTGTTAAAATTTCTTAATACACGCTTTGAACAGTAGACTTGTCCAGTTCCATCAAATATAATGGCATTTTTATTATGCTTGTGATGTCAGGAAGATTCATATCTGATTCTAATGAGCATTTGTCATCCAAAGCTGCTTGCTTTTATGAAAATATTCCCTTTCTTTTAGTTAACATGTTTTACAACCATCTGATAGCAGCAGGTATGTATTGATTCTAGAGTCAGTAACTGTATGCATGCTGTCAACCTTCAACTACACACTCTGTATCTACTGTGCTTAACTCAATTAAATCTTGTGCAACCAGTACCAAGATGTTGCAAAAATAACCACACATAGTTCTCTTTTTTACATTATAGCACAGTCGCAAAACAGGATTTTGATCTTTACACAGCCTGCCAGTTTGTGCAGTATGAATAATCAGGAGTGTTTTAGACAGGGTCACACAACAAGCTTATACACGCTATTGTTTCTTcagcaaattgaaaatattGGCATCATTGTTGCATTTAGACGTGGGAAAATCTTAAATGCAATATTACTTGGCAGCACATATTTTAGCTGTTATATATTTGCACGTGCAACCCAGCAGGTCCTAAAATAGCTGCCTCTTACTGAAAGCTGCTCCAGACTGTTAACTCTAAACCATCAGTGTATGCAGCTAGTAATGGGGATGGGAGGACTTGCTATTTTGGTTTGGAAAACTCTCATAAGATATAATAAATACTGTGCATGTTTTGCACTCAGCTAGTAACAGTACTGTGCACGGCATGATATAGACATTACTAATTTCTTAGGTGTGGGTTAAATTCTCTTCGTTGGAGTTACAGAGACTGCCACAACCAAACCCAAATTCTCATGAAATAGTATGAACCTTCAACAGAAAGCCTATGAGGAGTATTAGtcattcttttaaattttattttttagaattATGTCCACCCCTAATCCATTGAGCACAAGTGCTTTATTGTATTGTAAAAGTTTTTACATCCTAGAGAAAATACTCAGTTCGTTTGTCGAACAGAGGGTTGGTTGCTCTGCCATAAAGCAATACTGCTAACCTCCAGAGAATTTGACTTCTTTAGCTTTCAGTTCTGTGGAAACCCTTTAGTGGTAACTGGAAAACGCTGCTTCCTGCCCAGCAAGCAGAATTTTAGGAAATCTTAATGATTTAGCAATTAATACTGTTTCAGGTACCTTacacaaatcaaatgaaattgtCTCACTGTTAGTGAGGTTTACTTTTTTTCAAGCTATCGTTGAGCATTAATGCTTAATTCTCAAAGGTAGCAGTACAAGGAAAATCACTGAAAATGTTACAAAACCTGAAAATCACAGACACTTGGTTATAATCAACATATTGTATCACTACAGCCTTTTAACATGTATTATTTGAACTTTAAGGACTACATTAGTGTAGCATGGTGAAacagtagttagcactgttgcctcacagcggAAGGGTTCCAGGTTCGAATCCTGTTTGGATTcgggtctttctgtgtggagcttgcATGTTCTTTCCCGTGTCAGTGTCTAATGATCTGCAGGGTGGGATTAGGTCAATTAGCGACTCTAAATTCCCTGTAGGAGTGTTTGTCCTTCTATATGTGTCTCAGACaggtgatctgtccagagtgtgCCCCAGCTTTTGCCCATTGTCTGATGGGATAGGCTTTAGCTGCCTTCACCCTCTACATGATAAAAGGTATAGATGATGCACGAATGGGCCTAAGGTAAACAAAAGGAGATGATTTGGAGGAAGTATGAGCCTCAGACAGGCACTTGGTTGGTGGTGATGAGTTAACTCCCTAATCACTTTTCACATCCCCTGGACATTATAGTCTTGACATATATACATAATACACTATAACTGTGTTGCTTTAGGCTCTCTTACTAAGTGCTTCCATGTAACAGTAACCGCTGTGTGACTATGCTTTGTCTCTTCCACTTACATTACACAGAGCCTCACCAGTGTGGCTACAGTCTTTGTCATTACTGTCCTCACCACATCCCTTTGTCAGCATGGCAGTAAATGATGGTTTGTTGACTGCTACCTCACATGGGCAGCAGCCTTGTTTTGCTGatgtttgctgattttacaCTCCCCCTATGACTTCAATTATATTCCTAGTTTTATGCAGGATTATCAAAGACATTGTTCGTTAGCTTCTCCACACTGTTATTACTTTACtctgttattattgttgtcacACAAAGTGTATTAGTGTTAGTTTATTTTTACCTCTTTCTAGGATAAATATCAGGGTCCATTGTTACTAAAAGGGCTGCTACCACATTTCCTCTGGCGTTTGTGGAACTCATTTTTAAGACTATAAcctaaaatgtctgtgtgatcAAATCACTTGGCAAGTTCAAAAATgttgcagaataaaaacaaagtcatattGAACATTCTCATTAACTGATGCTGGAATTGCAGGCTGGAAACTCTCACATTTGCAACCTGTGTTAGAGACACCAAGATACCAAACAGTGGAATGTAAGATATTTTGTAATGTGGTATATAACAAAATATTCAGAATGGCCAAATCAGCTCAAGACTGCAAAGTGTTAATTTGTCTTGCTTTTTACGTTTGAATCtatgcatgtttttgtaattaGTCGCATGCAATACCACaaataatatttcagtctggaccaaagtggtggactgacAGACAGGCCAACCAACATTACGAACAAGGAGGGAACACCATGTAGAGTGGCATCTCTCCGACcttttacaaaaaagaaacctGAGTAGATTAAAAAATTATAAGGCTCTTATATTGAATATGTTTTCAAGTGCCCttactgcatttatttgtttgtttcaggaCTGGTCAAAATCAAAGAGGCAAACGACATTGAGGAGAAGTTGAACGAGGTGGAAAGACTACTGAAGAATGCTATCAACATGCCGTGCAAAGTAAGTCTGTAGCAACTTTTTTACAAAAGTATTTCAGTACCATGGCTTGTGGCAAGACTTTCATAAAAACCTCTTGCCTGTGACTATCAAACTAATGCTGAGAACCTGCCGTTATGCAGACTAAATTACTGTAAACGTCTTTGCTGCAGTACTCCAGGTCAGAGGTGATGTTGACATTCTTTGAGCGGTCACCGCTGGACCAGGTGCTGAGGAATGACAAAGTCCACAGAATCCAGCCATGCATGAGTCCCATTAAGATATCAGGTAAATATCTGTTGTGCAACAGAAAAATGGATCCACAGTTCATGTCATGATGACTTAACAGGTGATGTCATGTTGCCCTCTGTACCTTTCAGAAATCATGCGGTCAAACGGATTCTGTCTGGCCAATACAGAAACCATCGTATATGATCACAGTATCccagaggaaaaagagagaccTTCATCCACTGACTCTGTAGAACATACGTGAGTATCAAGACCATCCTTAAATATCCCTGCCTACTTTATAACCCGTATAAAAACACATGCCCTCAGCCTGACTATAACCAGTCAATAAAGCTGCATACTAGTTGAAATAGAAATCCCCTGATTGCTTTCCACATATGTAAGGATTTCCATATTTGCTTTTAAGTGTACAGCAAGGGCTTTGGGTTAGTGAAGAAGTCTTTCAGTGTGAACCAACCCCTCCACCGCCCTTTATGCAGCACAGgaagtgtgtctgtgcaccTCTTCCTTCCCCAGGGTGTATGTAGGAAACAAAAGAGGAATACACTCCTCTTGGTATTTTGCACAAAACAAGACACCACATTTGATGACTATTTTCTTGCTGCTCTGACCTTACTCTGGCAAATAAAGAGCACTGATGAAAACCATTAACACAGGCATCAAAATGTATTCCTCTGTTCTATCCTGTCTTTGGAGTAATGGGTCTTTCATTTTGTTGCCAGATATGAGGATGGAACAGAGTTTTTGCCAATGGAGGCAGATGTGTGTGATGAGGAAACAGAAGCCTATGTCACCAACCTTTCCTACTACCACTTGGTCCCATTTGAAACTGACATCCTGGAATGAGGAACTGACACAACAGAAGTTCGTTGAGATCGTTGGACATCTGATGCTATCTGAGAAATATGTACTCTCAGAAGGAACAAAGCAATGCAGTGCTACACACAGATGCCACAAGTAAATGCTGCTATGTGCTGTAGCGTCAAGTGTTTCCGAAATTTCTCTTGCCTGTTTTGGAGTTGGGCAGGTGTACAGTATTCACAAAGTATTGAAAGAATGCAAGAGCAGCACCAATGTGCCTCACACAGAGCCTTAATCGAGTGTGTCAAAAGCAAAATtaagggatctgctggagcctatcccagctctctctgggtgaaaggcaggggtccaccctggacaggtcaccagtccatcacagggccacatagagacaaacaacctcacacactcacactcactcctatgggcaatttagagtcaccaatcaacctgacatacatgtttttggactgtgggaggaaaccagagtacctggagaaaacccacacaagcacagggagaacatgcaaactccacacagaaaggcccctgatgggtttcagaccaggaaccttcttgccaTGAGGCAACAGCTCTAGCCACTTacccactgtgctgcctgcCTGGACCATTCATTGTTACTTATATCTTTACTGAATTCACCAGCTCTTTCTATTCAGCCCAGTGTTTTATCTTTAGTATTTACACCTCTATGGTGATGTCAACCAGTTATGCTGAGAAATGTATCATTCAAAGCCTTTTTCTCATTTAAACTGCTCCATGATATCCACAGCCTAGTCTAGCGTCTTTCTGTGGGAATACAAGTGTTGTATAGTTTGTTTATGATAATTTCCACAAGCGTTTCATTTGTGACGGAAATATTTTGTTCCTGTGCAGTATGTTCTTTAGCATGAGTGTACTCCGAAGATCCAGGTAAAACCCGATGTGAAACTAGGTATGAGTTCTCATAAAAATACTAGCTACCTCTTAACTAAATGAGAAGAAATGACAGGAACTTAGCTGTCTAGACTAAGGATGAATCTGATTGTTGTTACTTCTGTTAAACTGAGATAACTCTGAGAAGCAAGTAGATACACTCATCACACTTAAATTTATGTGTGCTTCTGTTTCCCTTGGTTCTTGGACTACTGTcaagttaaagaaaataaaagaaattgtCACGATCATTTTGTTAcaacacacaaagtgaaaattTAACGCTacctttttggattttggtaagatttttaaattaagttttatttgaataataaattaaaatctaatATGTGGACTTGTAGCTTGTAATGTTGCTTATGTTGCCTatattttctaaacaaaaagagGATACGTTAGTGAAGAGTCTGCCATCTGATCTAAAGAAGGCAAAGAAAGCTTTGTTTTATGGGTTGGTTGAGGTCATATCTGACCCTTTTCTGTGAGACGACATGAGTGGGTTCAGTCAGACAGCTGACTACAGTCTCAGTGAATGTGGGAGTTCACAGCTTGGCTTGCAAAGAGGAACAAGTCCTCTCTTTATCTAAAGGAGACAAATGACCTTGCTGTACTAAAAACTTTCTATAGAGAAAgttgtgtgaaataaacaaacccttgattgaaatacattatttttgtatgttttatggtTCCTCCCACTCTCACTTCTGAAACTTAAACTGTGCAACCCAGTTGAGTGTTACATACATGTTGAATGCAactcaaaggaaaaaaaaaagtatatttgttTGGCAGTAACATTTAGGAAATCcatctgtgtttattgttttggcAGTTTTGTCAACGCAGAAGTCACCATGGTCTTTCAATGCGGGCTAACAGCTTGTGCCCAGTTTTGTGCCCTTCTAAATACGAAGGCATTCAACTGTCACAAACTTGGCACATGAGACGTCACCAGGACGGTCCTCCACAGTCTATTTAGTAACACAGTCATGATCACTATTCACCCCGTGAGAAAGTACAGCTCTTTCTCTGGGCGTGAAACAATTTCAtgctctttttttgtctttcttttttccaagaATGACATTTTATAGGCCTATGCTGAGCACCCAATAAACATAACGGAATCGACTAATAtgaaaaatcaataaattgGAATTTCTAATTGAAATGTTCATACCAAGCCTGTTGCTACCTTTTGCAGTCAGTACATTATAAATATTCTGCCACAATTTCCATGTACTCAGTTGACTTTGCAGTAATGATGCTGTTACTCCAGTTTCACTGAAGGtttaaaacatcatcatcagctTACCCATGATTGTTAGCCAGGTGTGTGATGATTCAGAGGAGAAATTGACTGATAATACCAAAACAATATTACATATaagatattatttattttgtaaactCCAGCCACATCCTGTTAAGCTAAACGTCTGGTGTATAAATGTGTCAAAGGATTGAATGAAGAAAACATTAATGGtaagcttttaaaatgaaatgtatgcTGTAAATTGTTTCATAACTTTAAAGCTACTCAGTATTAAGAACAAATCATTATTCTAAAAGCCACTCAAagcaaataaatcagatttttatgaaataaatgtctttgttcTAATTGTTAAAAGCATGATAGAAATACACTTAACAGTAAAATAGCTCAGACTTCAGTTATTGGAAGTTGCAGAATATAACTGCAACAACTGCATCTACATTTATTCACATCATGGTACTTATGTTcgtaataaattaattaataattctGTGTCGTATGTTCATCATATGTACATAGGTGCATAACCACTCTCAAAATTATAAATTACTAAcagtttcagtattttttcatttagttaCATTTAAAATAGTATGTTTTTGTAATTCAATATTTTGGACAATAAGCAGTGAATGGTTTTGCCTGGTTCCCATTTTCATGATGCAGGAGGGCCACCTTGTGGTGGGTATTGATAGTcataatcaattaatcaatcaatctgCTGATCCCTTTAACACAATTCAAATAAAGGTTATTGTTTGATAGACATgttgaacacatacacacatattacacatattacacaaatacagaaataatgCAATtgattgaatgacagaaataatGATACAAAATATGCAGCTGATTTTTACACAtgaatgtttatattttataaatattatatttagaaaATGGTACTCCTTAGAGACATGTGTTACTAAATCAGGTTTGAGAGGTCCCTTGACTTCACCAGATCTGCTATATCTGAACTTATAACAGCAAAAAAtctactaaaataaaacaaagatttcACAGCTTTTGAGTTTGTGTCCAAGTAAAACATATTGAGTAGGACATAAAGATTGGGTATTGTTTTGCAAATTTGCTACAGCAGCAAGTTTACTAATTGTTGCGTCTTGATTATGCCcattacacatttattattttgctaTGCTTTTCAGTTATAAGAGCTGTTTAGGTCAAAttcagtaaaacagaaatgtaacagCAGATGCACAGCCGAAATTATTTCTTTCATAATTAGAACAAACTTAGAATTGGGAAAATCCAAAAATAGTCTTCCAAAAGGATATAGCCTATTTTGATAATGAATCGATTTACACTCACAAACCCATAAATAATGccacatatttgtttttaatttatgc contains these protein-coding regions:
- the pxdc1b gene encoding PX domain-containing protein 1 isoform X1, translating into MASAVFEGTSLVNMFVRDCWVNGIRRLIISQRGEEEEFFEIRTEWSDRNILYLHRSYSDLGRLFKRLVESFPEDRRDLSKSPLIEVNMFYNHLIAAGLVKIKEANDIEEKLNEVERLLKNAINMPCKYSRSEVMLTFFERSPLDQVLRNDKVHRIQPCMSPIKISEIMRSNGFCLANTETIVYDHSIPEEKERPSSTDSVEHTYEDGTEFLPMEADVCDEETEAYVTNLSYYHLVPFETDILE
- the pxdc1b gene encoding PX domain-containing protein 1 isoform X2, with product MASAVFEGTSLVNMFVRDCWVNGIRRLIISQRGEEEEFFEIRTEWSDRNILYLHRSYSDLGRLFKRLVESFPEDRRDLSKSPLIEGLVKIKEANDIEEKLNEVERLLKNAINMPCKYSRSEVMLTFFERSPLDQVLRNDKVHRIQPCMSPIKISEIMRSNGFCLANTETIVYDHSIPEEKERPSSTDSVEHTYEDGTEFLPMEADVCDEETEAYVTNLSYYHLVPFETDILE